The region GTGATGATACTGTTTCGCAAGCAGAGCAGTTGGGCCTCAAAACCATTGTTCACGGCTGTAATACCGGGTACGGCGGAAATCAGAAAACCTGCTACCGGACCGCTCTTGAAATGGGCGCGGATGTGGTGGTTATGGTTCATCCTGATTATCAGTACACACCGTTGATTATCTCAGCTATGGTTTCGCCCATCGCCAACGGGGTGTTTGACTGCATGCTCGGCTCAAGGATTCTGGGAACCGGTGCGCGTAAAGGCGGCATGCCGCTCTACAAATATATTTCCAACCGGGTGCTGACATGGTTCCAAAATTTGATGGTTGGCTATCATCTTTCTGAATACCACACCGGATACCGGGCTTTTTCCCGTGAATTGCTGGAAGTAATTCCTTTTGATGATAACAGCGATGATTTTGTTTTTGATAACCAGATGCTCTGTCAGATTATATATTCCGGGTATGATATCGGGGAAGTGACCTGCCCCACCCGCTATATGGATGACTCTTCTTCCATCAGC is a window of Maridesulfovibrio sp. DNA encoding:
- a CDS encoding glycosyltransferase family 2 protein; translated protein: MVSDKKVVMVMPAYNAATTLKKTLDELPAGVVDEILLVDDCSRDDTVSQAEQLGLKTIVHGCNTGYGGNQKTCYRTALEMGADVVVMVHPDYQYTPLIISAMVSPIANGVFDCMLGSRILGTGARKGGMPLYKYISNRVLTWFQNLMVGYHLSEYHTGYRAFSRELLEVIPFDDNSDDFVFDNQMLCQIIYSGYDIGEVTCPTRYMDDSSSISFARSVKYGLGVLRCSSETLGHRLGWIKSDFLKNVPKRKQAV